In one window of Flavobacterium ginsengisoli DNA:
- a CDS encoding ABC transporter ATP-binding protein, with the protein MIQLDAYKMLQTADGELPLDISLTIKKGEFVSVYGNSGAGKTTILRILAGLTRAEKAVIKVGESVWDDSIKKIHFPVQNRSIGFVFQDFALFPNLTVKENLEFALSKNDSKEIIPELIELMELQSLQNSKPQNLSGGQKQRAALARAIVRMPEILLLDEPLSALDDEMRFKLQDYILKIHQKYKLTTLMVSHSISEIFKLSDKVIVVDKGKIVKEGTPENVFSEQKISSKFQLTGEIISITKSDIIYIVQISSGNTIVKVVATEEEGREYKIGQKVLIASKAFNPVIQILK; encoded by the coding sequence ATGATACAGTTAGATGCTTATAAAATGTTGCAGACAGCAGATGGCGAATTGCCATTAGATATCTCTCTGACGATAAAAAAAGGAGAGTTTGTTTCTGTTTACGGAAATTCGGGAGCCGGTAAGACAACCATTTTGAGAATTTTGGCAGGACTTACTCGAGCAGAGAAAGCAGTTATAAAAGTAGGGGAATCAGTTTGGGATGATTCTATAAAAAAAATCCATTTCCCTGTTCAAAATCGTTCTATTGGCTTTGTATTTCAAGATTTTGCTTTGTTTCCAAATTTAACTGTAAAAGAGAATCTTGAGTTTGCTTTATCTAAAAATGATTCCAAAGAAATTATTCCAGAGTTGATAGAACTTATGGAATTGCAATCACTCCAGAATAGTAAACCGCAGAATTTATCGGGAGGACAAAAACAACGTGCAGCACTGGCAAGAGCAATTGTACGTATGCCTGAGATTCTTTTATTAGACGAACCTTTATCTGCATTAGACGATGAAATGCGATTTAAACTTCAAGATTATATTTTAAAAATTCATCAAAAATATAAATTGACTACTCTGATGGTCAGTCATTCTATTTCTGAGATTTTTAAACTTTCAGACAAAGTAATTGTTGTTGATAAAGGTAAAATCGTAAAAGAAGGAACTCCAGAAAATGTATTTTCTGAACAGAAAATTAGCAGTAAATTTCAATTAACGGGAGAAATTATCAGCATTACTAAAAGTGATATTATTTATATAGTTCAGATTTCTTCTGGTAACACTATTGTAAAAGTTGTTGCTACAGAAGAAGAGGGAAGGGAATATAAGATTGGGCAAAAGGTACTGATCGCTTCTAAAGCATTCAATCCTGTAATTCAGATTTTGAAGTGA
- a CDS encoding cytochrome-c peroxidase → MQIKSHHKKITLFFMLATAVLFMAVTDVEPPYTDPYKLEYPDYFGNRISIPEDNLTTKQGVFLGRMLFYETKLSSNKTISCASCHQQKLAFTDGKAFSLGVNNVPTKRSSMSLANLLWVRNFFWDGRAKGLEEQANFPLNDPHEMGAYLDKATKELQKTKEYPPLFRDAFGTAEITSDKITKAIAQFERTLISANSNYDKYLRGEYKPTKQELNGMELFMNSPQPEKNSRGANCAQCHGTPKMYMELFHNNGLDEEPKDIGREEQTGMANDRGRFRVATLRNIALTAPYMHDGRFKSLEEVLDHYNEHIKPSKSLSISLKGSSNNLNGKNLGLTANEKSDVIAFLEMLTDSTFINDPKFSNPHLKRIK, encoded by the coding sequence ATGCAAATTAAATCGCATCATAAAAAAATTACATTATTTTTTATGTTGGCAACAGCTGTATTGTTTATGGCTGTTACCGATGTAGAACCTCCATATACAGATCCTTACAAGTTGGAATATCCAGATTATTTTGGAAACAGAATTAGTATTCCAGAAGATAATTTGACCACAAAACAAGGTGTTTTTCTAGGCAGAATGTTGTTTTATGAAACAAAATTATCTTCAAATAAAACAATTTCCTGTGCAAGCTGCCATCAGCAGAAACTTGCTTTTACAGACGGAAAAGCTTTTAGTCTAGGCGTGAATAATGTGCCAACTAAGCGCAGTTCAATGTCATTAGCCAATTTGCTTTGGGTTCGAAATTTTTTCTGGGACGGAAGAGCGAAAGGCCTGGAAGAACAAGCAAATTTTCCGCTTAATGATCCGCACGAAATGGGTGCTTATTTGGATAAAGCGACTAAGGAGCTTCAGAAAACAAAAGAATATCCGCCACTTTTTAGAGATGCGTTTGGCACAGCAGAAATTACATCAGATAAAATAACCAAGGCAATTGCACAATTTGAACGCACTTTAATATCTGCGAATTCAAATTATGATAAATATCTTAGAGGTGAATATAAACCTACTAAACAAGAATTAAATGGCATGGAACTCTTTATGAATTCGCCACAGCCAGAAAAAAATAGTCGAGGAGCCAATTGTGCGCAATGTCACGGAACACCCAAAATGTACATGGAATTGTTTCATAACAACGGCCTTGATGAAGAGCCAAAAGACATAGGACGTGAGGAGCAGACAGGAATGGCAAATGATAGAGGAAGATTTAGGGTGGCAACGCTCCGCAATATTGCACTTACTGCACCTTATATGCATGATGGCAGGTTTAAAAGCCTTGAGGAAGTATTAGATCATTATAATGAACATATTAAGCCAAGTAAATCGTTAAGCATATCTTTGAAAGGTAGTTCTAACAATTTGAATGGAAAAAATCTGGGACTAACGGCAAATGAAAAATCAGATGTTATCGCTTTTCTCGAAATGCTGACAGATTCTACTTTTATTAATGATCCAAAATTTTCTAATCCGCATTTAAAGAGAATTAAATAA